In Corynebacterium endometrii, one DNA window encodes the following:
- a CDS encoding sirohydrochlorin chelatase, with translation MTALIVLSHGSRHPRAAGLIEQLARAAHGGAPEALIACAAHLEFNDPNLERCAAQAREAGARRGIVVPLLFTDGYHSRVDVPRAVREASAASGVELAAAPGLGSGESVARCIARRVERDAPESSRVVLAAVGSSDEAANQSVRRLAGLVAGMTGRGGVGVVFATRGGVEDLMDQVRAHGRVHVVPLFVTHGLLLDRLVAARADIEAATGGALTFSQPLGTDLAEVVARRFREALSRTP, from the coding sequence ATGACGGCGCTCATCGTGCTTTCCCATGGTTCGCGCCACCCACGCGCGGCCGGCCTCATTGAGCAGCTTGCCCGGGCCGCCCACGGGGGTGCCCCGGAAGCCTTAATCGCGTGTGCGGCCCACCTGGAGTTCAATGACCCTAATCTTGAGCGCTGCGCAGCGCAGGCCCGCGAAGCGGGGGCGAGGCGCGGAATCGTCGTGCCGCTGCTGTTTACGGATGGCTACCACTCCCGGGTGGATGTGCCACGGGCGGTGCGCGAGGCGTCCGCAGCGTCCGGTGTGGAGCTTGCGGCCGCCCCGGGCCTGGGCAGCGGTGAGAGCGTGGCGCGCTGCATCGCCCGGCGAGTAGAGCGCGATGCGCCCGAGTCCTCCCGCGTGGTCCTTGCGGCCGTTGGCTCCTCGGATGAGGCGGCCAACCAGTCTGTGCGCCGGCTCGCCGGGTTAGTAGCCGGGATGACCGGCCGGGGCGGCGTCGGCGTAGTCTTTGCCACCCGCGGCGGGGTGGAGGACTTGATGGACCAGGTGCGGGCGCATGGGCGAGTCCACGTGGTGCCGCTGTTTGTCACCCATGGGTTGCTCCTCGACAGGCTAGTGGCCGCGCGCGCCGATATTGAGGCCGCTACCGGGGGCGCGCTCACTTTCTCCCAGCCCCTGGGCACGGACCTAGCGGAGGTGGTGGCCCGCCGCTTCCGGGAGGCGCTGAGCCGCACGCCCTAA
- a CDS encoding glycosyltransferase family 2 protein has translation MVKDSVKAPLAVVTVTYSPGDYLTSFLDSLEAASTQGSFVMLADNGSTDGAPQRAARRPGVELLDTGGNLGYGGGMNAGVRALAARRAAGEIDADYVLLSNPDVEFTPGSIDRLLECARKWPKAGAVGPRIVEPDGSNYPSARAVPNLWTGIGHALFAGVWPSNPWTKRYQHNSDMDIQRTAGWLSGSCVLVRWDAFDAIGGFDERYFMYLEDVDLGDRLSRAGFENVYCPEAVITHAIGHSTKANSAAMKVAHHESAYRFQADRHPHWWQWPVRLALRIGLKARAAVVVAREKAAPNKRASRS, from the coding sequence ATTGTGAAAGACTCAGTCAAGGCCCCACTAGCCGTAGTAACGGTGACGTATTCTCCGGGCGATTACCTCACATCCTTTCTGGATTCCTTGGAGGCTGCCAGCACCCAAGGAAGCTTCGTGATGCTCGCTGATAACGGATCGACGGACGGTGCCCCGCAGCGCGCCGCCCGGCGCCCCGGGGTGGAGCTTCTAGATACCGGGGGAAACCTTGGCTACGGCGGCGGGATGAATGCTGGCGTGCGAGCTTTAGCCGCCCGCCGCGCGGCCGGCGAGATTGACGCGGATTATGTGCTGCTATCCAATCCAGACGTGGAATTTACCCCGGGCAGTATCGACCGCCTCCTAGAATGCGCGCGAAAGTGGCCGAAGGCCGGGGCGGTGGGCCCGCGCATCGTGGAGCCGGACGGTTCCAACTATCCGTCCGCCCGCGCGGTTCCTAACCTATGGACGGGTATAGGGCATGCGCTCTTTGCCGGCGTCTGGCCGTCAAACCCGTGGACCAAGCGCTACCAACACAATTCAGATATGGATATCCAGAGAACGGCGGGCTGGCTTTCCGGCTCCTGTGTCTTGGTGCGTTGGGACGCGTTTGACGCTATTGGCGGTTTCGATGAGCGCTACTTTATGTACCTGGAAGACGTGGACTTGGGGGACAGGCTTAGCCGCGCGGGATTCGAGAATGTCTATTGCCCGGAGGCGGTCATTACCCACGCCATTGGCCATTCCACCAAGGCAAATTCGGCGGCCATGAAGGTGGCACACCACGAATCGGCGTACCGCTTCCAAGCGGACCGTCATCCCCACTGGTGGCAGTGGCCGGTGCGCCTTGCCCTGCGGATTGGGCTCAAGGCCCGGGCCGCGGTGGTTGTGGCGCGGGAGAAGGCCGCGCCGAATAAGCGGGCTTCCCGAAGCTAG
- a CDS encoding LCP family protein: MVLAFSAVGYLAIGRLGGEMASVGNLALGGGSGFKQDAVDGAMDILLVGSDSRTDAQGNPLSREELDSLNAGEAGGEENTDTIMLIRIPNDGSRATAVSIPRDTYVNEGELGNMKINGVFSTHKDMVVEQMTLENEEAVAAGNDAVHTDKEIEQEGTAAGRAALLDQIHSLTGIEVDHYAEIGLLGFVLLTDAVDGVEVCLNNDVNDPMSGADFKAGRQTISGAKALTFVRQRYGLPRGDLDRIVRQQAYMASLVNKMLDTGTLTNPSTLADVSKAVERSVVIDEGWDVMGFATQMAGLAGGNVTFSTIPVTSIDGVGDFGESIVTVDVDEVHAFMDDLARTEEETAAAQPSADDSEGNSAGITPVAEDINLQVLNAGSIAGLAAGVSGWLTGTGYNVENTGNAMPGVYWESQIVAADPTDERVVALAEQMGGLPVTANAELEPDTFIVITADDYAGPTDESSQAQASESAAAQPDPTNQVGTPGADFGTAEVAPEINAGGDGPRCVN, encoded by the coding sequence ATGGTGCTGGCGTTTTCAGCAGTAGGCTACCTTGCCATCGGCCGCTTAGGCGGCGAGATGGCCTCCGTAGGAAACTTGGCACTTGGCGGCGGATCCGGTTTCAAGCAGGACGCGGTAGACGGCGCGATGGACATCCTCCTGGTGGGGTCTGATTCACGTACCGATGCCCAAGGCAATCCCCTCTCCCGCGAGGAATTGGACTCTCTCAACGCGGGCGAAGCGGGCGGTGAGGAAAATACTGACACCATCATGCTCATCCGCATCCCGAATGACGGCTCCCGCGCCACGGCTGTGTCCATCCCACGTGACACCTATGTCAACGAGGGCGAGCTGGGCAACATGAAGATCAACGGCGTCTTTTCCACCCACAAGGACATGGTCGTGGAGCAGATGACCTTGGAGAATGAAGAGGCCGTTGCCGCAGGAAATGACGCGGTCCATACGGATAAAGAAATTGAGCAGGAAGGCACCGCGGCCGGCCGCGCCGCCCTTCTCGATCAGATTCACTCGCTAACCGGCATTGAGGTTGACCACTACGCGGAAATCGGCCTGCTGGGCTTTGTGCTGCTTACCGATGCCGTGGACGGCGTGGAGGTCTGCCTTAATAATGACGTCAATGACCCGATGTCCGGTGCGGACTTCAAGGCCGGCCGCCAAACCATTTCCGGCGCCAAGGCGTTGACCTTCGTGCGCCAGCGCTATGGGCTGCCCCGCGGTGACCTGGACCGCATCGTCCGCCAGCAGGCGTACATGGCCTCCTTGGTTAATAAGATGCTTGATACCGGCACCCTGACCAACCCGTCCACCCTAGCCGACGTGTCGAAGGCCGTTGAACGCTCCGTGGTTATCGACGAAGGGTGGGACGTTATGGGGTTTGCCACCCAGATGGCCGGCCTGGCCGGCGGCAACGTCACCTTCTCCACCATCCCGGTGACCTCGATCGACGGCGTGGGTGATTTTGGAGAGTCCATCGTCACCGTCGACGTGGACGAGGTTCATGCTTTCATGGACGATCTTGCCCGCACCGAGGAGGAAACCGCGGCCGCCCAGCCTTCGGCAGACGACAGCGAGGGCAACAGCGCCGGCATTACGCCGGTCGCGGAAGACATCAACTTACAGGTGCTTAACGCCGGTTCAATCGCCGGCCTGGCAGCGGGCGTGTCCGGCTGGCTTACCGGCACAGGCTACAACGTTGAAAACACCGGTAATGCCATGCCGGGCGTGTACTGGGAGAGCCAGATTGTCGCCGCCGACCCAACCGATGAGCGCGTGGTTGCGCTCGCCGAGCAAATGGGCGGTCTGCCAGTCACCGCCAATGCGGAGCTAGAACCCGACACGTTCATCGTTATCACCGCCGATGATTACGCCGGCCCTACCGACGAATCCTCCCAGGCACAGGCATCCGAATCCGCCGCGGCGCAGCCGGACCCCACCAATCAGGTGGGCACCCCGGGTGCCGACTTTGGCACCGCAGAAGTTGCACCGGAAATTAATGCCGGCGGTGACGGCCCCCGCTGCGTGAACTAG
- a CDS encoding FAD-dependent oxidoreductase yields the protein MSPLRVAVVGAGPAGIYASDILVKKTNGDVQIDLFEQMPAPFGLIRYGVAPDHPRIKGIVNSLHRVMETEQIRLLSNVEVGKDISVEELQKHYDAVVFSTGAVGDRDLDIPGADLDGVHGAGEFVGFYDGNPRFERSWDLSAKEVAVIGVGNVGLDVARILAKTGDELKVTEISDNVYESLAANQAETVRVFGRRGPAQAKFSPLELKELDHSPTINVVVDPEDIDYDEASLEARSSSKHQDQVCQILEGYAIREPKEAPHTLQIHLFENPVEILGENGKVVGLRTERTELTGDGNVRGTGKFTDWPVQAVYRAVGYRSDAVEGVPFDESKHVIPNDGGHVLDEAEGTIVPGLYATGWIKRGPVGLIGNTKSDATETITKLLEDAEAGQLSHEADTDIVEVLEAAGIDYLTWDGFKLLEAAERALGEKEGRERKKLVEWDEMVNASREA from the coding sequence ATGTCCCCTCTGCGCGTTGCCGTTGTCGGCGCCGGCCCAGCAGGTATCTACGCCTCAGACATCCTGGTGAAAAAGACCAACGGTGATGTTCAAATCGATCTCTTCGAGCAGATGCCCGCACCGTTTGGACTTATCCGTTACGGCGTTGCACCGGACCATCCTCGCATCAAGGGCATCGTCAACTCCCTGCACCGCGTGATGGAGACCGAGCAGATTCGCCTGCTGAGCAACGTAGAAGTTGGCAAGGACATCTCCGTCGAGGAGCTGCAGAAGCACTATGACGCGGTGGTATTTTCCACCGGTGCCGTGGGCGACCGCGACCTGGATATCCCCGGCGCCGACCTGGACGGTGTCCACGGCGCGGGTGAATTCGTTGGCTTCTATGACGGCAACCCACGCTTTGAGCGTTCCTGGGACCTCTCCGCCAAGGAAGTCGCCGTCATCGGCGTGGGCAACGTGGGCCTCGATGTGGCCCGCATCCTCGCAAAGACCGGCGATGAGCTCAAGGTCACCGAGATTTCGGACAACGTATACGAGTCCCTCGCGGCCAACCAGGCCGAGACGGTTCGCGTGTTCGGCCGCCGCGGCCCGGCGCAGGCAAAGTTCTCTCCCCTGGAGCTCAAGGAGCTGGATCACTCCCCGACCATCAACGTTGTAGTGGATCCGGAAGACATTGATTACGACGAGGCATCGCTCGAGGCGCGTTCCTCCTCGAAGCACCAGGATCAGGTCTGCCAGATTCTGGAGGGCTACGCCATCCGCGAGCCCAAGGAGGCGCCACACACGCTGCAGATTCACCTATTCGAAAACCCCGTGGAAATCCTCGGCGAAAACGGCAAGGTAGTGGGCCTGCGCACCGAACGTACCGAGCTTACCGGTGACGGCAACGTTCGCGGCACCGGAAAATTCACCGATTGGCCGGTGCAGGCCGTGTACCGCGCCGTGGGTTACCGCTCCGACGCGGTAGAGGGCGTGCCGTTCGATGAGTCCAAGCACGTCATCCCTAATGACGGTGGCCACGTCCTCGACGAGGCTGAGGGCACCATTGTCCCCGGCCTGTACGCGACCGGATGGATCAAGCGCGGCCCGGTTGGCCTGATCGGCAACACGAAGTCTGACGCTACCGAGACCATCACCAAGCTCCTGGAGGACGCGGAGGCCGGCCAGCTTTCCCACGAGGCGGACACCGACATCGTCGAGGTCCTCGAGGCCGCTGGCATCGACTACCTCACCTGGGACGGCTTCAAGCTGCTTGAGGCCGCGGAAAGGGCCCTGGGCGAGAAGGAAGGCCGCGAGCGCAAGAAGCTCGTCGAGTGGGACGAGATGGTCAACGCCTCCCGCGAGGCCTAA
- a CDS encoding nitrite/sulfite reductase gives MSTTTKPRSSRPKKPEGQWMIDGTEPLNDDERIKQEDGGLAARQRIIDIYSKEGFSSIPAEDLAPRFKWLGLYTQRKQNLGGDLTSKLDNSELQDEYFMMRIRFDGGRVSPEQLRVVGEISRDFARSTADFTDRQNVQLHWIRIEDVPEIWDRLEAVGLSTLMGCGDVPRVILGSPVAGVAADEIIDGTPAIEEIVNDYLMRDEFQNLPRKFKSAISGNARQDITHEIQDIAFVGMNHPEYGPGFDCFVGGGLSTNPMLSQSLGAFVPLERVPEVWAGVAGIFRDYGYRRLRNRARLKFLVAEWGIKKFREVLERDYLESPLQDGVPLVEAPRSRDHLGVHEQKDGKFYVGVKPTVGHATGEQLIAIADVAERFGISRIRTTPFKELLFLDVEQGDIEALSAALDETGLYSNPSEFRRGIISCTGLEFCKLAHVTTKARAIQLVDRLEDALGDLDVPLTISLNGCPNSCARTQVADIGLKGQIVTDSEGNRVEGFQVHLGGALGLNPDWGRKVRGHKVIADETADYVIRVVTKYKEQRHEGEQFREWVLRADDEDLK, from the coding sequence ATGAGCACTACCACCAAGCCGCGTTCGTCCCGCCCTAAGAAGCCAGAAGGGCAGTGGATGATTGATGGGACAGAGCCCCTAAACGATGATGAACGCATCAAGCAGGAAGACGGCGGCCTTGCCGCGCGCCAGCGCATCATAGATATCTACTCAAAGGAGGGCTTTTCCTCCATCCCGGCCGAGGACTTGGCGCCCCGCTTCAAGTGGCTGGGGCTTTATACCCAGCGCAAGCAGAACCTTGGGGGTGATCTCACCTCGAAGCTGGATAACAGCGAACTGCAGGATGAGTATTTCATGATGCGAATCCGCTTCGATGGCGGGCGCGTTAGCCCTGAGCAGCTCCGCGTGGTGGGCGAGATTTCCCGTGATTTTGCCCGCTCCACCGCGGATTTCACGGATCGCCAGAATGTCCAGTTGCACTGGATCCGCATTGAGGATGTGCCTGAAATCTGGGACCGGTTGGAGGCGGTTGGCCTGTCCACCCTGATGGGCTGCGGTGACGTGCCGCGCGTTATCTTGGGTTCCCCGGTCGCCGGCGTGGCCGCCGATGAGATCATTGACGGCACCCCGGCCATCGAGGAGATTGTCAATGACTACTTGATGCGGGACGAGTTCCAGAACTTGCCGCGCAAGTTCAAGTCAGCCATCTCCGGCAACGCGCGCCAGGACATTACCCATGAGATTCAGGACATCGCCTTCGTGGGCATGAATCACCCAGAGTATGGTCCCGGTTTTGATTGCTTCGTCGGCGGCGGCCTGTCCACCAACCCAATGCTGTCCCAGTCCCTGGGCGCCTTCGTGCCCCTCGAGCGCGTGCCGGAGGTATGGGCTGGCGTGGCAGGGATCTTCCGTGACTACGGATATCGGCGCCTGCGCAACCGCGCCCGCCTCAAATTCCTCGTTGCGGAATGGGGCATCAAGAAGTTCCGCGAGGTATTAGAGCGTGACTACCTGGAATCCCCGCTCCAGGACGGCGTCCCGCTGGTGGAAGCGCCTCGTTCCCGTGACCACCTTGGCGTGCATGAGCAAAAGGACGGCAAGTTCTACGTGGGCGTTAAGCCTACGGTGGGGCATGCTACCGGTGAGCAGCTCATCGCTATTGCCGATGTAGCAGAGCGCTTCGGCATCTCACGGATCCGTACCACTCCGTTTAAGGAATTGCTGTTCCTCGACGTGGAGCAGGGCGACATTGAGGCCCTTTCCGCAGCGCTCGATGAGACCGGGCTGTATTCCAACCCGTCGGAGTTCCGCCGCGGGATCATCTCCTGCACCGGCCTGGAGTTCTGCAAGCTTGCGCATGTGACCACCAAGGCGCGCGCTATCCAGCTGGTCGACCGGCTGGAAGACGCCCTTGGCGACCTGGATGTGCCACTGACCATTTCCCTGAACGGTTGCCCCAACTCGTGCGCCCGCACCCAGGTGGCTGACATTGGGCTCAAGGGTCAGATAGTCACTGACTCTGAGGGCAACCGTGTTGAGGGGTTCCAGGTCCACCTCGGTGGAGCCCTGGGGCTCAACCCCGATTGGGGACGCAAGGTCCGCGGGCACAAGGTGATCGCGGATGAGACCGCCGATTACGTCATTCGCGTGGTGACTAAGTACAAGGAACAGCGCCATGAGGGCGAGCAGTTCCGCGAGTGGGTGCTGCGCGCCGACGATGAGGACCTAAAGTAA
- a CDS encoding phosphomannomutase/phosphoglucomutase — protein sequence MRTREQLDAVIKAYDVRGVVGVDIDENFVRDTGAAFASVLREEGETTVAVGYDMRPSSPALARAFAEGVKSQGLDVVVLGLTSTDELYYAAGDMGCAGAMFTASHNPAKYNGIKLCRAGAVPVGQETGLGAIKDMLVEGIPAYGGKPGSITERDVLDGYAQFLRGLVDLSASRPLVVAVDAANGMGGHTVPAVFTGLPFDVRELYFELDGTFPNHEANPLDPKNLVDLQEFVLKEGADIGLAFDGDADRCFVVDEKGQPVSPSAICALVAERYLAKFPGATVIHNLITSKTVPEYIAENGGKAVRTRVGHSFIKAQMAEHGAVFGGEHSAHYYFQEFWNADSGMLAAMHVLAALGESDKPLSELMADYDRYEASGEINSTVDDQAASTQAVLDAFAGRIESVDELDGVTVELKGTKAWFNVRASNTEPLLRLNVEAPTKDEVQAIVEEALGAIRA from the coding sequence ATGCGTACTCGTGAACAGCTCGATGCTGTAATCAAGGCCTATGACGTTAGGGGCGTTGTGGGCGTAGACATTGATGAGAACTTTGTCCGTGATACCGGCGCGGCCTTCGCCTCGGTGCTGCGCGAAGAGGGGGAGACCACGGTAGCCGTGGGCTATGACATGCGCCCATCCTCCCCGGCTTTGGCGCGGGCCTTTGCTGAGGGCGTGAAATCTCAGGGTCTTGATGTGGTTGTGCTGGGACTGACCTCCACCGATGAGCTCTACTACGCCGCTGGCGATATGGGCTGCGCGGGTGCAATGTTTACCGCCTCCCACAACCCCGCCAAGTACAACGGAATCAAGCTTTGCCGCGCCGGCGCGGTCCCCGTTGGGCAGGAGACCGGCCTCGGCGCTATCAAGGACATGTTGGTGGAGGGCATCCCAGCATACGGCGGTAAGCCCGGTTCCATCACCGAACGTGACGTGCTTGACGGTTACGCCCAGTTCCTTCGCGGCCTGGTCGATTTGTCCGCTTCGCGTCCCTTGGTTGTGGCCGTGGATGCGGCCAACGGAATGGGTGGCCACACCGTGCCGGCCGTCTTTACCGGCCTGCCATTCGACGTGCGTGAGCTCTACTTCGAGCTTGACGGCACGTTCCCGAACCACGAGGCCAACCCGCTGGATCCCAAGAACCTGGTGGACCTGCAGGAGTTTGTCCTTAAAGAGGGCGCGGACATAGGCCTGGCCTTCGACGGTGACGCGGACCGTTGCTTCGTGGTAGATGAGAAGGGGCAGCCGGTCTCGCCTTCGGCCATTTGTGCGCTAGTAGCGGAGCGTTACCTGGCTAAGTTCCCAGGCGCCACGGTCATCCATAACCTGATTACGTCGAAGACCGTGCCGGAGTACATCGCCGAAAACGGCGGCAAGGCCGTGCGCACGCGCGTGGGCCACTCCTTCATCAAGGCCCAGATGGCTGAGCATGGGGCGGTCTTCGGCGGTGAGCATTCCGCCCACTACTACTTCCAGGAGTTCTGGAATGCGGACTCCGGCATGCTGGCCGCCATGCATGTGCTTGCCGCCCTGGGTGAGTCTGATAAGCCGCTGAGCGAGCTGATGGCAGATTATGACCGCTATGAAGCATCTGGTGAGATCAACTCCACCGTGGATGATCAGGCGGCCTCCACCCAGGCGGTGCTGGATGCGTTTGCCGGGCGCATTGAATCCGTCGACGAATTAGACGGCGTGACCGTGGAGCTCAAGGGCACCAAGGCGTGGTTTAACGTACGTGCGTCGAATACGGAGCCTCTGCTGCGCCTGAACGTTGAGGCGCCAACCAAGGATGAGGTTCAGGCAATCGTAGAAGAGGCGCTGGGGGCCATCCGCGCCTAA
- a CDS encoding WhiB family transcriptional regulator has protein sequence MSLDELFGAVEQEWQDQALCAQTDPEAFFPEKGGSTREAKRICKACSVRDECLEYALEHDERFGIWGGLSDRERRRLKREIG, from the coding sequence ATGTCACTCGATGAACTCTTCGGTGCCGTCGAGCAGGAATGGCAAGATCAGGCGCTATGTGCGCAGACCGATCCAGAGGCTTTCTTTCCAGAAAAGGGTGGCTCTACCCGCGAGGCAAAGCGCATCTGCAAGGCATGCAGCGTGCGTGACGAGTGCCTTGAATACGCGCTTGAGCATGATGAGCGCTTCGGCATCTGGGGTGGCCTTTCCGATCGTGAGCGCCGCCGCTTAAAGCGAGAGATTGGTTAA
- a CDS encoding sugar phosphate nucleotidyltransferase: MSDASAVDAVILVGGRGTRLRPLTIGTPKPMLPTANYPFLQHLLARIKAAGIDHVVLSTSFKAEVFEEYFGDGSELGLEIEYVVEEEALGTGGGIRNVYDKLRHDTVMVFNGDVLSGMDLGGIINAHHAKDADLTMHLLNVADPRAFGCVPTDADGRVQAFLEKTEDPPTNQINAGCYVFKKSLIEAIPTGRMVSVERETFPGLLEQGYKVYGHVDNSYWRDMGRPEDFVRGSSDIVRGIAPSPLLEGHTGESVVSSSAGVQGGVLLLSGTSVGRGSEVGAGSRLDGTVVMDGVTIEPGVVIKDSIIAAGVHIGANTRIHDCVIGEGASIGARCELRGGMRIFPGVQIPDAGLRFSSDA; the protein is encoded by the coding sequence ATGTCTGATGCCTCGGCAGTAGATGCCGTCATTTTGGTGGGCGGGCGTGGCACGCGCCTGCGCCCGCTGACCATTGGTACGCCAAAGCCAATGCTGCCAACGGCAAACTACCCGTTCCTGCAGCATCTTCTGGCGCGCATCAAGGCCGCCGGCATAGATCACGTTGTGTTGTCCACTTCCTTTAAAGCCGAAGTCTTTGAAGAGTATTTTGGCGACGGTTCGGAGCTTGGCCTTGAGATTGAATACGTGGTGGAAGAAGAGGCCTTGGGCACCGGCGGTGGCATCCGCAACGTCTACGACAAGCTGCGCCACGACACGGTGATGGTCTTTAATGGCGACGTGCTCTCCGGCATGGACCTAGGTGGGATTATCAATGCGCACCACGCCAAGGACGCGGATTTGACCATGCACTTGCTCAATGTTGCCGATCCTCGCGCCTTTGGTTGCGTGCCCACCGATGCTGACGGCCGCGTACAGGCCTTTCTGGAAAAGACCGAGGATCCACCAACAAACCAGATCAACGCCGGCTGCTACGTGTTTAAGAAGTCCCTGATCGAGGCCATCCCCACCGGCCGCATGGTCTCCGTCGAGCGTGAGACGTTCCCCGGACTTCTGGAGCAGGGCTACAAGGTGTACGGCCACGTGGATAACTCCTACTGGCGTGACATGGGTCGCCCGGAGGACTTCGTGCGCGGTTCTTCCGATATTGTCCGCGGCATTGCGCCATCCCCATTGCTTGAAGGCCATACGGGCGAATCCGTGGTCTCTTCCTCCGCCGGAGTTCAGGGCGGCGTACTGCTGCTTTCCGGCACTTCGGTTGGCCGCGGTTCTGAGGTGGGCGCGGGCTCCCGCTTGGATGGCACCGTGGTGATGGATGGGGTGACCATCGAACCCGGAGTCGTGATTAAGGATTCCATCATCGCCGCCGGTGTCCATATCGGCGCCAACACGCGCATTCATGATTGCGTGATAGGTGAAGGCGCTTCGATCGGGGCGCGGTGTGAGTTGCGCGGAGGCATGCGCATATTCCCCGGTGTGCAGATCCCCGACGCGGGCCTGCGCTTTAGTTCCGACGCCTAG
- a CDS encoding DUF3499 domain-containing protein yields MNEIRRCSRPGCGRPAVATLTYAYSEQTAVVGPLAQVPEPHSWDLCEVHGEKITVPIGWEMLRVDRIELDDEDDDLLALAEAVREGGRVTTGLVEGEQAGSGADPIDYKATFDGADPLRSNHPVFRTRRVASVKKARRAHLSVVPDQAAAEEED; encoded by the coding sequence GTGAATGAGATTCGTCGTTGCTCCCGCCCAGGTTGCGGCCGCCCGGCCGTGGCCACACTCACGTATGCCTATTCTGAGCAGACGGCCGTGGTGGGACCCCTGGCCCAGGTGCCTGAGCCGCACTCCTGGGACCTATGCGAGGTTCACGGCGAAAAGATCACGGTGCCAATCGGCTGGGAGATGCTCCGCGTGGACCGCATCGAGCTCGACGATGAGGATGATGATCTGCTGGCGCTTGCTGAGGCCGTCCGAGAGGGTGGCAGGGTGACCACCGGATTAGTGGAGGGCGAGCAGGCGGGTTCCGGCGCTGACCCAATAGATTACAAGGCAACCTTTGATGGGGCCGATCCGTTGCGTTCCAACCACCCGGTTTTCCGCACCCGCCGCGTGGCGAGCGTGAAAAAGGCTCGCCGCGCTCACCTCTCCGTGGTCCCGGACCAGGCGGCGGCGGAAGAAGAGGACTAG
- a CDS encoding metallopeptidase family protein, producing MTAARLYVRPARNLRGRGMRGPLLAQQTPRHRSRSQAFDLAVLDAYAPIQNAFAQQLSGLDLAVDTVPRMRLRSDMTIMPDEIIADGPVPLGRIVPAGIDRQGRPTRARLVIFRMPIEQRCASDEEKAELLSTVLTALVANYLNVDPVEINPRFSW from the coding sequence ATGACTGCAGCCCGCTTATACGTGCGCCCCGCCCGCAACCTGCGTGGACGCGGCATGCGCGGGCCATTATTAGCGCAGCAAACGCCGCGCCACCGTTCCCGCTCCCAGGCCTTTGACCTGGCCGTCCTAGACGCGTACGCCCCCATTCAAAATGCCTTCGCGCAGCAATTATCCGGCCTGGATCTGGCCGTAGATACCGTCCCTCGCATGCGCCTGCGCTCAGACATGACCATCATGCCGGACGAGATCATCGCTGACGGGCCGGTCCCGCTGGGCCGAATTGTTCCCGCCGGCATCGACCGCCAGGGGCGGCCAACCCGCGCCAGGTTAGTTATCTTTCGCATGCCCATTGAACAGCGCTGCGCCTCCGACGAGGAGAAGGCGGAGCTGCTCTCAACCGTGCTCACCGCGCTAGTGGCCAACTACCTCAACGTGGATCCCGTAGAGATCAATCCCCGCTTCTCGTGGTGA
- a CDS encoding TIGR03089 family protein yields the protein MELLSHLIHADPASPRLTVYTETTGARMDFSATTLENWAAKVANFLAEELEIEADDPVLIDLPVSWHSAVIAIGALARGADLHYPADRSRTPEAVFTTPERHGELSATYPDADIVLVTEDPFGRGVAETGGTVAPGAVDFGPTVRFYGDEYYEPTQPLDQLVAPLGSPERLLSAGWTDKESFAATVLAPLAAGGSAVVVTGTSDATRLDAIAAAERVTARV from the coding sequence ATGGAACTCCTATCCCACCTCATTCACGCTGACCCGGCGTCCCCTCGCCTGACCGTCTACACGGAAACGACCGGCGCACGCATGGATTTCTCCGCCACGACGCTGGAGAACTGGGCGGCGAAGGTTGCCAATTTCCTGGCCGAAGAGCTGGAAATCGAGGCGGATGATCCGGTTCTGATTGACCTCCCTGTCTCTTGGCACAGCGCGGTGATCGCCATAGGTGCCCTGGCGCGTGGTGCCGATCTTCACTACCCAGCGGATAGGTCGCGCACCCCGGAGGCGGTGTTTACCACCCCGGAGCGTCATGGGGAGCTTTCCGCTACTTACCCGGATGCGGATATCGTGCTGGTCACCGAGGACCCTTTCGGCCGCGGGGTGGCAGAAACTGGTGGCACCGTTGCACCCGGCGCGGTGGATTTTGGCCCCACCGTCCGCTTCTACGGCGACGAGTACTACGAGCCAACCCAACCACTCGACCAGCTTGTAGCCCCGCTCGGTTCACCGGAACGCCTCCTATCCGCGGGGTGGACGGACAAGGAGAGCTTCGCGGCTACCGTACTTGCACCGCTGGCCGCCGGTGGCTCCGCCGTGGTAGTCACCGGCACGTCCGACGCCACCCGCCTCGACGCCATTGCCGCCGCCGAGAGGGTCACCGCCCGGGTCTGA